The nucleotide sequence GGTCACATTGGCATAAGCCTTGACGAAACAACACAGACTACTGATATCGGTGTATTACTTTATATTTTCGCCGGGGCAGCGGGTAAAGATTACTTGCTAAATGAATCGGTTCCTGTAAAGCACTACTTTAATAAGAAGTTTGAACGGACTTCGACGTTTCTGCAACAAGATGTATTTAAAAAATACCATACAGAAACGGAACTGATGCGCTATATAAAACGACTGGAACGTAGAGATATTTCTTTAGCTCATTCTATGATATCACTGGGTTCATGTACAATGAAACTCAATGCTGCTTCCGAATTATTTGTACTAAGTAATCCCCAATTCAGCTGTATCCACCCCTATGCTCCGGATGAACAGGTGGAAGGATATACCGAAATGATAGAAAACCTCTCCTCATATCTTGCAACTATTACAGGATTTAAAGGTGTTAGTTTTCAGCCCAATTCAGGTGCTGCAGGTGAATATACAGGATTAAAGGTTATCCGTACGTATCTTGAAAGCATTGGACAAGGTGCCCGCAACATTGTTTTATTACCCTCTTCGGCCCACGGAACCAATCCGGCTAGTGCAGTACAGTGTGGATTCTCAACGGTTACCGTTATATGCGACGATAAAGGGAACATCGATATGGATGATTTCCGAAATAAAGCCGCAGCAAATAAGGATAACCTGGCGGCAACCATGATTACCTATCCTTCCACACACGGAATCTTTGAAACATCCATTGTAGAAATATGTCAACTCGTACATAGTTACGGCGGACAGGTTTATATGGATGGTGCAAACATGAATGCACAGGTTGGACTTACCAATCCAGGCTTTATTGGTGCAGACGTTTGTCACCTCAACCTACATAAAACATTTGCCATTCCTCACGGCGGAGGTGGTCCTGGAGTTGGCCCTATCTGCGTAGCCGAACATCTGATTCCCTTCCTGCCTTCGCACCCGATAATTTCGGAAGGAGAGCAAAACAGTGTATCTGCTGCACCTTATGGCAGTGCAGGCGTTTTACCTATTACTTATGGTTACATCCGCATGCTGGGAGCTGAAGGATTATCCACGGTAACAAAAACAGCTATTCTGAATGCTAATTATCTGGCTGCTAAATTTAAAGACACCTACGGTATTGTATACACAGGTTCAACAGGTCGTGTTGGTCACGAGTTGATTATGGAATGCCGGGGTGTAAAAGAACGATCAGGTATTGACGAAGGTGATATTGCCAAACGCTTGATGGATTTCGGTTATCACGCTCCTACTCTCTCTTTTCCCGTTCACGGAACATTGATGGTTGAACCAACAGAAAGCGAAAGCCTGGCCGAGCTTGACAGATTTGTTGAAGTAATGGATTGCATCTGGAATGAAATTAAGGAAGTCGAAACAGGTATAGCCGACAAAGATGATAATGTATTAAAAAATGCGCCTCATCCCGAATACGAAGTAACCGGAGATGAATGGAAACACTCCTACTCACGTAGCAAAGCTGCCTTTCCGCTGGATTGGCTTCACGAAAGCAAGTTTTGGATTAATGTGGCCCGTATAGATAATGCTTATGGCGACCGCAACCTTATCCCAACAATTTGTTCTTGTGATATCTAAAATAATTGTATTATTTTTACCAAATAAAAACGAAGTAATATGTTAAGCAAAAGTTTAGAAGCTGCTTTAAATAAGCAGATCAACGCTGAATTTTGGTCAGCCTACCTTTATCTTTCTATGTCGACAGACTTTGCAGCTAAAGGATATCCTGGGTTTGCAAACTGGATGAACATACAGTTCAAAGAAGAACAAGATCATGCAATGAAGTTTATGAACTATGTTATCGCACGTGGTGGAAGAGTCGAACTAAAACCAATAGCAGAAGTTGCTACTTCATGGGAAACTCCGTTAAACGCGTTTCAGGAGACTTTGACTCACGAACGAGAAGTTACAGCTCTTATCAATAACCTTAACTCTTTGGCTGTCGAAGAAAAAGACTATGCCACTGAATCTATGCTTCGTTGGTTTATTGACGAACAGGTAGAAGAAGAAGAAACTGCGCAAAGCCTGATCGATGCATTGAAAATGATCAAAGATAATGGTTTTGGACTTTACACATTAGATAAAGAACTAGCCGCCCGTGTATATACTCCGGCTACTACAGCTTAATCAATAAACTTTCAGCCGGAACATAGAGTTTTTAACTCCATGTTCCGGTTTTTTTTATTACTATGCAATCCTTTCTCGCTTTCATAATCCCTAATGTAAAAAAACGATCCTATGAGAAATCTATTTTTAGCACTGGCTGTAGTTGCATTAACAGCATGTGCCAAAACTCCTGAAAACAAAGTAACTTGCTTTGCCTGGCAAGGCGAAGGGGAAAATACAACGGAAGAAACCCTGAAGGCTGATTTCAGTAAATGGAAAGGTCATGGAATAGACGGCGTATGTTACAATGCCGGCCACGATGTTGAAAAGCATCGCCGAGCCGCTCAAGCTGCAAAAGCAAATGGAATGGAATACCATGCATGGATACCGGCCATGTTGCAAAGCGGACCTGAAATTGATTCTACCTGGTATGCCATTAACCGTAACGGTGAATCCGCTTACCATGTTCAGGCATACGTCCCCTATTACAAATTTCTTTGTCCAAACAAAGAAGAAGTAATCAACTATCTTACATCTATGTATAGTAAGGTGGCGGACATTCCTGAAGTGGATGCTATACATCTTGATTATATTCGTTTTGTTGATGTGATTCTGGCCCGAGGATTATGGGACAAGTACGGTCTTGTAATGAACGAAGAGTATCCTGTTGCCGATTACTGTTACTGCGATAAATGTGTGAGCGATTTCAAAGCTGCAACAGGCATTGACATTAAAACGATCGAGGATCCTTCTAAATGTGAAGAATGGAAACAGTTTCGCTGCGATGTAATCAC is from uncultured Macellibacteroides sp. and encodes:
- a CDS encoding ferritin, translating into MLSKSLEAALNKQINAEFWSAYLYLSMSTDFAAKGYPGFANWMNIQFKEEQDHAMKFMNYVIARGGRVELKPIAEVATSWETPLNAFQETLTHEREVTALINNLNSLAVEEKDYATESMLRWFIDEQVEEEETAQSLIDALKMIKDNGFGLYTLDKELAARVYTPATTA
- the gcvP gene encoding aminomethyl-transferring glycine dehydrogenase, giving the protein MDTNKFVNRHVGIRGEEIPLMLKTIGVGSMDELINQTIPSGIMLKEPLNLPEAMTEREYAEHIAELGSKNEIFTSYIGMGWYDTVTPAPIQRNVLENPVWYTSYTPYQAEISQGRLEALLNFQTMICDLTGLPLTNCSLLDEATAGAEAATMFYGARSRAQIKNEANTLFVDEHVFVSTLAVLHTRMKPQGTKIVRGNYKTFNFTSDVFGAIVQFPNKNGSLEDYKSFVAQANENGTRVAVAADLLSLVLLTPPGEWGADVVFGTSQRFGIPMYFGGPSAGYMATKDEYKRTIPGRIIGISKDAYGKPAYRLALQTREQHIKREKATSNICTAQALLATMAGFYAVYHGAEGLKDIASRIHSYAGFLSVELEKMGYKQLNKDYFDTLKIELPVNVSLSALREIALECKVNLRYFGDGHIGISLDETTQTTDIGVLLYIFAGAAGKDYLLNESVPVKHYFNKKFERTSTFLQQDVFKKYHTETELMRYIKRLERRDISLAHSMISLGSCTMKLNAASELFVLSNPQFSCIHPYAPDEQVEGYTEMIENLSSYLATITGFKGVSFQPNSGAAGEYTGLKVIRTYLESIGQGARNIVLLPSSAHGTNPASAVQCGFSTVTVICDDKGNIDMDDFRNKAAANKDNLAATMITYPSTHGIFETSIVEICQLVHSYGGQVYMDGANMNAQVGLTNPGFIGADVCHLNLHKTFAIPHGGGGPGVGPICVAEHLIPFLPSHPIISEGEQNSVSAAPYGSAGVLPITYGYIRMLGAEGLSTVTKTAILNANYLAAKFKDTYGIVYTGSTGRVGHELIMECRGVKERSGIDEGDIAKRLMDFGYHAPTLSFPVHGTLMVEPTESESLAELDRFVEVMDCIWNEIKEVETGIADKDDNVLKNAPHPEYEVTGDEWKHSYSRSKAAFPLDWLHESKFWINVARIDNAYGDRNLIPTICSCDI